The following proteins are encoded in a genomic region of Synechococcus sp. CBW1002:
- a CDS encoding GNAT family N-acetyltransferase, with the protein MRPPEPLGPQHQLEGFDCGNTALNRWLQQRALANERQGVSRTVVVCSDEDSNVIAYACLSAGAIVLAEVPGALRRNMPDPLPVVVLGRLAVDRRHQGQGLGRALVADALRRSLAARRLIGARALLVHAIDEQAAAFYRSLGFRPSPLSASTLMLQLSEPDG; encoded by the coding sequence ATGCGCCCGCCTGAGCCCCTCGGCCCCCAGCATCAGCTGGAAGGCTTCGACTGCGGCAACACCGCATTGAACCGCTGGCTGCAGCAGCGGGCCCTGGCCAATGAGCGCCAAGGGGTGTCGCGCACCGTGGTGGTCTGCTCAGACGAGGACAGCAACGTGATCGCCTACGCCTGCCTGTCGGCTGGCGCAATCGTGCTGGCAGAGGTGCCTGGTGCCTTGCGACGCAACATGCCGGACCCGCTTCCCGTTGTAGTGCTGGGCCGCCTGGCGGTTGACCGACGCCATCAAGGCCAGGGCCTCGGCCGCGCCCTGGTGGCCGATGCGCTGCGGCGCAGCCTGGCCGCTCGGCGCCTGATTGGCGCCAGAGCCCTGCTCGTGCACGCGATCGATGAGCAGGCGGCTGCGTTCTACCGCTCGCTTGGCTTTCGCCCCTCGCCGCTCAGCGCCTCGACGTTAATGCTGCAGCTCTCCGAACCAGACGGCTGA